One Cololabis saira isolate AMF1-May2022 chromosome 12, fColSai1.1, whole genome shotgun sequence DNA window includes the following coding sequences:
- the LOC133457138 gene encoding potassium voltage-gated channel subfamily A member 3, translated as MDDHLSLLQSPPPSLTKTRGHNLLVNHGYTETENYDAMTVVACDNMLEESAALPGHHLSLDRYEPDHDCCERVVVNISGLRFETQLKTLSQFPETLLGDPKKRMRYFDPLRNEYFFDRNRPSFDAILYYYQSGGRIRRPVNVPIDIFSEEIRFYELGEEAMEKFREDEGFIKEEERPLPENEFQRQVWLLFEYPESSGPARGIAIVSVLVILISIVIFCLETLPEFRDDNRDPITIAPVINGTLPYFTSPFSDPFFVVETLCIIWFSFELLVRFFACPSKATFSKNIMNIIDIVAIVPYFITLGTELAERQGNGQQAMSLAILRVIRLVRVFRIFKLSRHSKGLQILGQTLKASMRELGLLIFFLFIGVILFSSAVYFAEADDPDSGFNSIPDAFWWAVVTMTTVGYGDMHPVTIGGKIVGSLCAIAGVLTIALPVPVIVSNFNYFYHRETEGEEQAQYLHVGSCQPLADTEEMRKARSSSSSLSKSEYMVIEEHGMNSAFKQQPNFPTTTQNNSQNCVNISKKVFTDV; from the coding sequence ATGGACGACCACCTCAGCCTCCTGCAATCACCCCCGCCGAGCCTGACCAAAACCCGAGGCCACAACTTATTGGTGAACCACGGATACACCGAGACGGAGAACTACGACGCGATGACGGTCGTGGCGTGTGACAACATGCTGGAGGAGTCCGCGGCTCTGCCGGGCCACCACCTATCCCTGGACCGGTACGAACCGGACCACGACTGCTGCGAGAGAGTGGTCGTCAACATCTCCGGCTTGCGCTTCGAGACGCAGCTCAAGACTCTGTCACAGTTTCCGGAGACGCTGCTGGGGGACCCCAAGAAAAGGATGAGGTACTTTGACCCTCTCAGGAACGAATACTTTTTCGATCGGAACCGACCCAGCTTCGATGCCATTTTGTATTACTACCAGTCCGGCGGGCGCATCAGGAGACCCGTCAACGTGCCCATTGATATCTTTTCCGAGGAGATCCGCTTCTATGAGTTGGGTGAAGAGGCTATGGAGAAGTTCAGAGAGGACGAGGGCTTCAtaaaggaggaggagcggcCGTTGCCGGAAAATGAATTTCAAAGACAGGTGTGGCTGTTGTTTGAGTATCCAGAGAGCTCGGGTCCCGCCCGGGGAATAGCAATAGTGTCTGTCCTGGTCATTCTCATCTCCATTGTTATCTTCTGCTTAGAGACGTTGCCGGAGTTTAGGGACGACAACAGGGATCCGATCACGATTGCACCTGTGATAAATGGCACGCTCCCTTATTTCACCAGCCCCTTCTCAGACCCCTTCTTTGTGGTGGAGACGTTGTGTATCATCTGGTTCTCCTTCGAGCTGCTGGTGCGCTTTTTTGCGTGTCCCAGTAAAGCCACGTTCTCCAAAAACATCATGAACATCATTGACATCGTGGCCATCGTTCCCTACTTCATCACGCTGGGGACAGAGCTGGCAGAGAGGCAAGGGAACGGCCAGCAGGCCATGTCTCTGGCCATCCTGCGCGTAATTCGGCTCGTGCGGGTGTTTCGCATCTTCAAACTCTCGCGTCACTCCAAGGGGCTTCAAATTTTGGGACAGACTCTAAAGGCCAGCATGCGCGAACTGGGCCTGCTCATCTTCTTCTTGTTTATCGGTGTCATCCTTTTCTCCAGTGCTGTGTACTTCGCCGAGGCGGACGACCCGGATTCGGGTTTCAACAGCATCCCGGACGCGTTCTGGTGGGCCGTGGTCACCATGACTACGGTGGGATACGGGGACATGCACCCCGTCACCATCGGAGGGAAGATCGTGGGATCTTTGTGCGCAATCGCCGGCGTGCTCACCATTGCGCTGCCCGTGCCCGTCATAGTGTCCAACTTCAACTACTTCTACCACAGGGAGACGGAGGGCGAGGAGCAGGCTCAGTACCTGCACGTGGGCAGCTGCCAACCTCTGGCAGACACCGAGGAGATGAGGAAGGcgcgctcctcctcctcctcgctcAGCAAGAGCGAGTACATGGTCATCGAGGAGCACGGGATGAACAGCGCGTTCAAACAGCAGCCCAACTTCCCCACCACCACTCAAAACAACTCGCAGAATTGTGTAAACATAAGCAAAAAGGTTTTCACCGACGTGTAG